The genomic window GTCTATATTCGTGATATTTTTTAGTTAACCAGATTGCAGGGTAAAACTGGGATACTCAAGTAAGAAAATTGTCTTTCTCACAAATAAATACAACGTCACCCGAGGGTTTTTGATACGCCGCCGTTATGGTAACATTTTTGGGAAGAAAAGTCATGTAATCTGCCAATACGATTGatttgctatattttttatcCTCTATATCCATTGACCATGCGTATTGTTTgtacataataaacaatttattttccaataacAACATGTTGTCTATATTCGGCGCATCACATATATTTAGGTATTCGCAAATTTGTTTGGCGGGTTTTATTGTCGGATATGCGTTAGTGTCGATACGCGCTTCTTGaacaaaatgtttaatgttGCGTGATACGCGAGTTGAATTGCCGGAATTCACTCCAAATATAGCGCGAGCAAGAAATGTGTGAGCAAATAATTTTCTCGGCGCTCGGACTAGATACAGTCCTGAGCGCGCGATTACGAGAGCGAGTCCAAGAGCGCGAGCGACAACGGTAACGTAATTGCGCGCTCAGGGCTGTATCTAGTCCGAGCGCCGAGGAAATTAATCGCTCACACAATTCTCGCTTGCTCTCTATTCGGAGTGAATTCCGGCAATTCAACTCGCGTATCACGCAACATTAAACATTTGGTCCTTCGATCCGGATCGAGTGAAACTGTGCTGAACTTCATAAATTTGAAAAGTCTCCTTCTGGTGTGAAGTACTCTCGTCCACAAGATGGAGGAACTAGTCACAGTGCAGTAGATTGCGTTGCGGATAGTGGCGAAAGCCTTGTCTAATTTCAAGAAGATCGGGAAACCGAATTACACGCCGGCGAAAATACGATCTTGCATCACCGCCTTGAAGGAAGCCTGGACGCAGTACACGAGCAGGTGTTCCTGCCGACGAGCAACCAGAGTCCACATACTTCACTCAGGACGATTACGGGAAACACGAGGAGTTCTATCTCATGGCGCTGGACTACATGAACGAGTGTCTGGAGGAGCTGGAGCCTCACGTGTCCACCTCCCCATTGGCAAACTCGTCGCATCATTTCTGCGCGCCTGCACCGGTATCGTAGCAACATTTACCGCCTATTAATATTCCTCCATTTACCGGAAAAGCAGAGGACTGGGAAAGTTTTCGAGATAAATTCGCATCCCTTATTATTCTCAATAAGGATCTAATCGCATTCTTTCGGATGCATTTTTTAGCATCCAGTTTGTCGGCTCGCGCTCTCGATGCTATCAAAACTATTCCAGTCACTGCAGATAATTTCAATATTGCGTGAAAAACTTTAACTTTGCGTTACGATAATAAGCGCCGTCTCATCAAGATTCACACGTCCGCTTTATGTAATTTGCCGAGCGTCAATTGCGAATCGGCATGCAAATTATCTGAGTTGCGGGATAAAGCTAATCGTGCCATAGCATcgttaaaaagattaaatcgaTCCTCGGATGAAATTTTAAGTGACATTCTAAATCATCACGTCACGCAAAAGCTCGATCCAGCAACCCGTGAAAGCGTGGAGATTAAAAGGTGATGATGCGATGATTTCTACGTACGAGAATCTCGATCGCTTTCTCTCGAATCGCGTTCGCGCGTTGGAGGAGCTCACTCTCCTTAGCTCAGCCAAGTCCTCGCAATCGGTAAAATCATCGAGCGCCATGGTAGCGACGGCTTCGATCTTGCCGTGTCCGCTCTGTAAATCGACTTCTTAAATAAGTGCCCTCAATTTGTGCAGAAGAGTCCGACCCAGAGATTGTAAATCGCGAAACAGCATCAACGATGCGTGAATTGCTTCAGTGCAAAGCACGCCGTCTCCGCATGTCCAAGCCGTTTTTCATGTCGTCACTGTCAAAAACGACATCATTCCATGCTCCATCTCGACTCGGTCTCTTCCGCGACCACGACAGTTAATGCATCCAATTCCGAGGCCCCGGCGTCGATCAATTCCGATGAATCTCCGAAAACAGTAGCATTATGCACGATGTCGGCAAATCTCGCCCGACTGCCGGTAGTCCTCGCCACTGCACGCGTGTCCGTCGGACATCTCGCCGGTCGTCAAGTCGTTGCACGAGCATTGATCGACACCGGAGCGGAACTCACACTCATTGCGGCtcatttagcaaaaaaattaaaactgcgtcGGTTCATACTGCCTACCGCCTTGTCCGCCGTTGGCGGCCTTGACGCGGGCATACATCGTTATGCCGCGCACATTCAAAACTCATCAATCGACGAGTTCGAGCCGCCGGTTATTACCACAGCGACGATTCTAAGTTTGCTCGCTAGTTACTCGTCAGCGTCTATTCAATCTCCTCTTCAATGGAATCATCTCGCGGATCTCACTCTCGCAGATTCAAATTCTTCAAATGCAGATCCCATTGATCTAATAATCGGCGCTGACATCTACGCCAATATAATGCAAGATGGCGTTCGCAGGGGATCTCGCGGTCAGCCTATTGCTCAGGAAACAATCTTCGGCTGGATCGTTCAGGTCCGCACGCCTCTGTCGAATTCGTCTCATCGGACCGTTACGGTGCAACATTGTACGATCGCGGAATCCGTTTCACTTGATAGCAAATTGAGAAGATTTTGGGAAATCGAGGAAATTCCGAGGCACACAATACTCAGCCCGGAAGAGCAGAGATGCGagaatcattttttaacttCTCATTCGCGCACTCCCACCGGTCGGTACGTTGTTCGTCTGCCGTTCAAAAGCGGTCCTCCCATTGATATTGGTACCTTACGCGATGTAGCGGAGCGATGCCTCAAGACTTTGCTACGCCGTCTTCAAGCCAATTCCGATTTGAAAAGGGAGTACTCAGACTTCCTACAAGAATATGAAAATCTTGGGCACATGCGCAAAGCTCCAGAATCTTCAGAATCTTCTCAGTTCGTCTATATTCCGCACCATCCCGTAATACGCGAAAGCAGAGCGAGGACTCGAGTAAGAGTCGTATTCAACGCGTCGAGCCCTACCTCGAATTCTCGGTCACTTAATGACCACCTTTTCGCGGGGCAAAAATTGCAAACGGACTTGGCTGCAATGCTTTTACGCTGGCGACAATACGTTTATTCTGCCGACGTCGCAAAATGTCCCGCAGATTCGCGTCAATCCCCGTGACACAGACTATCAGCGGATCCTATGGATCGacgagaaaatcggaaaaatacAAGAGTATCAACTCTTGACCGTGACCTACGGTACAATTTCGGCGCCGTTCTTAACATTACGAGTCTTGCAGCAGCTCATCCATGACGAGGGTCGCGATTTTCCTCTAGCTGTTCCCGTGCTTTAGGAGAATATTTACGTAGATGACGTGCTTTTTGGCGCGGACGAGATTCCGCTCATCCGTTCGGTTCGCAATCAGATATGC from Solenopsis invicta isolate M01_SB chromosome 2, UNIL_Sinv_3.0, whole genome shotgun sequence includes these protein-coding regions:
- the LOC105193615 gene encoding uncharacterized protein LOC105193615 — protein: MEELVTVQKPGRSTRAGVPADEQPESTYFTQDDYGKHEEFYLMALDYMNECLEELEPHVSTSPLANSSHHFCAPAPIHTSALCNLPSVNCESACKLSELRDKANRAIASLKRLNRSSDEILSDILNHHVTQKLDPATRESVEIKSAKHAVSACPSRFSCRHCQKRHHSMLHLDSVSSATTTVNASNSEAPASINSDESPKTVALCTMSANLARLPVVLATARVSVGHLAGRQVVARALIDTGAELTLIAAHLAKKLKLRRFILPTALSAVGGLDAGIHRYAAHIQNSSIDEFEPPVITTATILSLLASYSSASIQSPLQWNHLADLTLADSNSSNADPIDLIIGADIYANIMQDGVRRGSRGQPIAQETIFGWIVQVRTPLSNSSHRTVTVQHCTIAESVSLDSKLRRFWEIEEIPRHTILSPEEQRCENHFLTSHSRTPTGRYVVRLPFKSGPPIDIGTLRDVAERCLKTLLRRLQANSDLKREYSDFLQEYENLGHMRKAPESSESSQFVYIPHHPVIRESRARTRENIYVDDVLFGADEIPLIRSVRNQICSLLQRGYFELRKWSSNAVHLLSDIDAQDHGLACSKDLHPDETLKVLGISWSPSANAFQFRVVRSPLPARTKRAMLSYIARMFHPLGLSTPVTISAKILLQRLWQLRVDSDDEVSTDIARQWESVQSSLLELDNFHLLRWIQKGSDTVDCEIHGFSDASNYAYAAAIYIRLTSRSGNISTALLVEKSKVAPIKSLTVPRLELLAAVVMSQLMKFVMDALHISSASCFCWTDSTVVLAWVIQHPSKTFISNRVAEIQTRLPSASWRYIPMDENPADCARNLGKSARLASSLVARSRVAKDA